In Vigna angularis cultivar LongXiaoDou No.4 chromosome 8, ASM1680809v1, whole genome shotgun sequence, one DNA window encodes the following:
- the LOC108345152 gene encoding protein DETOXIFICATION 49 yields MCHPTLDVNCKCCTTSSSDYQISIKDSEEKHPRMLANPFISKLQNNTTIPPPTQLNTTTEKTTPQPIKVVTETTKSHVPDTVSEVISISKIAIPMILTGLLLYCRSMISMLFLGHLGELALAGGSLAVGFANITGYSILSGLAVGMEPICGQAFGAKRFTLLGLCLQRTILLLLFTSLPISLLWLHMKKILLLCGQDESIATQAQSYLVYSIPDLIAQSFLHPMRIYLRSQSITLPLTLCASLSILLHIPINYFLVSHLGLGIKGVALGGVWTNFNLVASLILYIVFSGTYKKTWGGFSFECFTQWRSLLNLAIPSCVSVCLEWWWYEIMILLCGLLVNPRATVASMGILIQTTSLLYIFPSSLSFSVSTRVGNKLGAQKPSKARLSAIVGLSCSFVSGVLALVFALMVRNTWASMFTKDKEIITLTSMVLPIIGLCELGNCPQTTGCGVLRGTARPKIGANINLGCFYLVGMPVSVWLAFFTGYDFQGLWLGLLAAQGSCAVTMLVVLCRTDWESEAQRAKKLTGMGEACGVDDHKREVDPEKPLKCESTEDSLALLADSDENEQ; encoded by the coding sequence ATGTGTCATCCAACTCTTGACGTCAACTGCAAATGCTGCACCACTTCATCTTCTGATTACCAAATTTCAATCAAGGACTCAGAAGAGAAGCACCCCAGAATGCTCGCCAACCCTTTCATCTCTAAGCTCCAAAACAACACAACAATACCACCACCAACTCAACTTAACACAACAACAGAAAAAACAACACCACAACCGATAAAAGTTGTGACAGAAACAACAAAGTCTCATGTCCCTGACACTGTCAGTGAAGTGATTTCCATATCCAAAATAGCCATCCCTATGATCCTCACTGGCCTCCTCCTCTACTGCCGCTCCATGATCTCCATGCTCTTCCTTGGCCACCTTGGAGAGCTTGCTTTGGCTGGTGGCTCACTTGCTGTTGGCTTTGCCAACATCACTGGCTACTCAATCTTGTCTGGTCTTGCTGTCGGAATGGAGCCAATCTGTGGCCAAGCTTTTGGTGCCAAGAGGTTCACCCTACTTGGCCTCTGCTTGCAAAGAACCattcttcttctcctcttcaCTTCCCTCCCCATATCACTCCTTTGGCTCCACATGAAGAAAATTCTTCTCCTTTGTGGCCAGGATGAGTCCATAGCCACACAGGCTCAATCGTATCTTGTTTACTCCATTCCTGACCTCATAGCACAATCTTTCTTGCATCCTATGAGAATTTACCTCAGGAGTCAATCCATTACCCTCCCTCTCACCCTCTGTGCCTCCCTGTCAATCCTCCTTCACATACCCATAAACTACTTCCTTGTGTCACACCTCGGGCTGGGAATCAAAGGGGTGGCTCTTGGTGGGGTGTGGACAAACTTCAACCTCGTGGCTTCTTTGATTCTTTATATAGTCTTCTCTGGCACTTACAAGAAAACATGGGGTGGTTTCTCTTTTGAGTGCTTCACACAGTGGAGGTCTCTTCTCAATTTGGCTATTCCGAGCTGTGTTTCGGTGTGTTTGGAGTGGTGGTGGTATGAGATCATGATTCTGTTATGTGGGCTGTTGGTGAACCCCAGAGCAACCGTGGCCTCAATGGGAATTCTGATCCAAACCACTTCTTTGCTTTACATTTTCCCTTCTTCATTGAGCTTCAGTGTTTCAACAAGAGTTGGCAACAAGCTTGGCGCACAGAAGCCCTCAAAGGCAAGGCTTTCTGCCATTGTGGGGTTATCCTGCAGCTTCGTGTCAGGTGTCCTGGCATTGGTTTTTGCTCTCATGGTTAGGAACACATGGGCTAGCATGTTCACAAAGGACAAGGAGATCATAACTCTGACATCTATGGTGTTACCCATAATAGGCCTTTGTGAGCTTGGGAATTGCCCTCAAACAACAGGGTGTGGGGTGCTGAGAGGCACAGCAAGGCCTAAAATCGGTGCTAACATCAACCTGGGATGTTTCTACCTTGTGGGAATGCCTGTGTCCGTTTGGCTAGCTTTCTTCACTGGCTATGACTTTCAAGGCCTCTGGCTTGGGCTTCTTGCAGCTCAAGGGTCTTGTGCAGTGACCATGTTGGTGGTTCTGTGCAGAACTGATTGGGAATCTGAGGCCCAAAGAGCCAAGAAACTCACAGGAATGGGTGAAGCTTGTGGTGTTGATGATCACAAACGTGAGGTTGATCCAGAGAAGCCACTCAAATGCGAAAGCACGGAAGATTCTTTGGCATTATTAGCTGACTCAGATGAAAATGAACAGTGA